TCTCACGGTACTTGCAGCGGCACTTGTTATGGGAAGGTGGCAGTTGTTTATTCTGATGCCCGTAGCAGGGTATGGGTTTGCTTGGGTTGGTCATTTCTTTTTCGAAAAGAACAGACCCGCTACTTTTAAGTATCCGCTCTATAGCTTGGTCGCAGATTGGGTCATGATGAAGGATATATTATTAGGACGAATTCCTATGTCGGGTGAATTGCCGCTTC
This sequence is a window from Deltaproteobacteria bacterium. Protein-coding genes within it:
- a CDS encoding DUF962 domain-containing protein, with the protein product MDERYKTFDDFYPFYLNEHRNGTCRTLHFMGSFCVLTVLAAALVMGRWQLFILMPVAGYGFAWVGHFFFEKNRPATFKYPLYSLVADWVMMKDILLGRIPMSGELPLQ